The Fictibacillus arsenicus genome contains a region encoding:
- a CDS encoding 5'-methylthioadenosine/adenosylhomocysteine nucleosidase, whose protein sequence is MRIGIIGAMDEEIVYMKEALDIYGESIFAQNKFYEGTHHNKEVVLCKSGVGKVNAAITTQILIDRFKVTHILFTGVAGALDPVLEVGDIVISSSAMQHDIDASALSPDFPKGTIPMFAFDSEFKADEKLVKLAETAAENLSGPQVKVGKVLSGDQFIADRELVEIYRTLFNGSCIEMEGSAVAQACFLNEVPFVIIRSISDKANGEAPASFGEFTALAARRSSDMVESIIKSI, encoded by the coding sequence TTGAGAATTGGTATTATCGGTGCAATGGATGAAGAAATCGTATATATGAAAGAAGCACTTGATATATATGGGGAAAGCATTTTCGCACAAAATAAATTTTATGAGGGCACACATCATAATAAAGAGGTAGTACTCTGTAAATCAGGTGTAGGTAAAGTTAATGCAGCGATTACTACACAGATTCTGATCGACAGATTCAAAGTTACTCACATCCTATTCACTGGTGTTGCTGGTGCACTCGACCCTGTTCTTGAAGTGGGGGATATCGTCATCTCATCGAGCGCGATGCAGCATGATATCGATGCATCTGCATTGAGTCCTGATTTTCCGAAGGGAACCATTCCGATGTTTGCCTTTGACTCTGAGTTTAAAGCGGATGAGAAGCTAGTTAAACTAGCAGAGACAGCAGCTGAAAATCTTTCAGGACCACAAGTAAAGGTTGGCAAAGTATTAAGCGGTGATCAGTTCATCGCCGATCGTGAGCTGGTAGAAATTTATCGTACACTGTTTAATGGATCATGCATCGAGATGGAAGGATCAGCTGTAGCTCAAGCTTGCTTCTTAAACGAGGTGCCATTTGTTATTATTCGCTCCATCTCAGATAAAGCAAATGGTGAAGCTCCAGCAAGCTTTGGAGAATTTACAGCACTTGCAGCAAGACGTTCATCTGATATGGTGGAATCTATTATAAAATCCATATAA
- a CDS encoding bifunctional 3-deoxy-7-phosphoheptulonate synthase/chorismate mutase: protein MNHPELNTLRTELDEVNKELLELISKRGELVQKIGKIKTAQGMKKYDPVRERHMLNLIASENDGPFETATMQHLFKEIFKAGLELQEDDHRKALLVSRKQRSEDTIISVKGTEIGSGSPILIAGPCAVESYEQTAEVAQAVTDNGLRILRGGAFKPRTSPYDFQGLGIEGLNILKKVADEYNCAVISEIVHPDDLEMASEYLDIIQIGARNMQNYELLKAAGKIDKPILLKRGLSATIEEFINSAEYIMSQGNGQIILCERGIRTYERATRNTLDITAVPILKQETHLPVFVDVTHSTGRKDLLLPAAKAALAIGADGVMAEVHPDPAVALSDAAQQMNISEFEKFVSELVKTGFIKMNQMV, encoded by the coding sequence ATGAATCATCCAGAATTAAACACATTACGGACCGAGCTTGATGAAGTCAATAAAGAGCTTTTGGAGTTAATCAGTAAACGAGGCGAGCTTGTTCAGAAGATCGGAAAGATTAAGACCGCACAAGGCATGAAAAAATATGATCCTGTAAGAGAAAGACACATGCTGAACTTAATTGCATCAGAAAATGACGGTCCGTTTGAAACAGCTACTATGCAGCACCTTTTTAAAGAAATATTTAAAGCAGGTCTGGAACTACAAGAAGATGATCATAGAAAGGCGCTGCTCGTATCCAGAAAACAGCGGTCAGAGGATACTATTATATCGGTAAAAGGGACTGAAATCGGAAGCGGGAGCCCAATCCTGATTGCGGGGCCATGTGCTGTAGAAAGCTATGAACAAACAGCAGAAGTAGCACAAGCTGTAACGGACAATGGTTTGAGGATTCTTCGTGGCGGGGCGTTTAAACCTCGTACTTCTCCATACGATTTTCAAGGACTTGGTATTGAAGGGCTGAACATATTAAAAAAAGTTGCAGATGAATACAACTGCGCAGTAATCAGTGAAATCGTTCATCCAGATGATTTAGAAATGGCTTCTGAGTATTTGGATATCATTCAAATCGGTGCAAGAAATATGCAAAACTACGAATTACTAAAAGCTGCAGGGAAGATAGACAAGCCTATTCTTTTAAAAAGAGGGTTATCTGCTACGATCGAAGAGTTTATCAATTCAGCTGAGTACATCATGTCTCAAGGAAACGGCCAGATCATCCTTTGTGAGAGAGGAATCCGTACCTATGAAAGAGCAACTCGAAACACACTGGATATAACCGCTGTTCCAATTCTAAAACAAGAAACACATCTTCCCGTATTTGTAGATGTTACGCATTCTACAGGGAGAAAGGACTTGCTCCTTCCTGCGGCTAAAGCAGCGTTAGCTATCGGAGCTGATGGAGTTATGGCTGAAGTACATCCAGATCCTGCAGTGGCTTTATCGGATGCAGCACAGCAAATGAACATTAGCGAGTTTGAAAAGTTCGTTAGTGAACTTGTTAAAACGGGCTTTATTAAAATGAATCAGATGGTATAG
- the ccpA gene encoding catabolite control protein A — protein sequence MNTTIYDVAREAGVSMATVSRVVNGNPNVKPSTRKKVLEAIERLGYRPNAVARGLASKKTTTVGVIIPDISSIFFAELARGIEDIATMYKYNIILCNSDQNKEKEIHLLNTLLGKQVDGIVFMGGKITEEHVEEFKRAPVPIVMAATVDMNEEVPSVNIDYENAVYEAVTNLLEKGHSSVAMVTGPLEDPINGYYKFNGYRKALEEHGKKVEESQVFVGEYTYDSGIEAVESFLDSDNKPSAIFVGTDEMALGVIHGAQDRGLKVPEDIEVIGFDNTRLATMVRPTLSTVVQPMYDIGAVAMRLLTKLMNKETVEEHTVVLPHRIQFRDSTK from the coding sequence TTGAATACAACAATTTATGATGTGGCACGCGAGGCAGGCGTTTCAATGGCAACGGTTTCACGCGTTGTTAACGGAAACCCGAACGTTAAGCCGTCTACCCGAAAAAAGGTATTAGAAGCAATTGAAAGACTAGGCTATCGTCCTAATGCAGTAGCAAGAGGATTAGCAAGCAAAAAAACCACGACTGTAGGGGTTATTATCCCTGATATCTCAAGTATCTTCTTTGCTGAATTAGCAAGGGGTATTGAAGATATTGCGACAATGTATAAGTACAATATTATTTTATGTAACTCTGATCAGAACAAAGAAAAAGAAATTCATCTATTGAACACGCTGCTTGGAAAACAAGTAGATGGAATTGTGTTCATGGGCGGTAAAATTACAGAAGAGCATGTAGAAGAGTTCAAGCGTGCTCCGGTTCCTATTGTTATGGCAGCAACGGTGGACATGAACGAAGAAGTTCCTTCAGTTAATATCGATTATGAAAATGCTGTTTACGAAGCAGTTACAAACCTTCTTGAAAAAGGACACTCATCTGTCGCTATGGTGACAGGACCCCTAGAGGATCCAATCAACGGTTACTATAAGTTTAACGGCTACCGAAAAGCGCTAGAAGAACATGGAAAAAAAGTGGAGGAGAGCCAAGTTTTTGTCGGTGAATACACGTACGATTCAGGTATTGAAGCTGTCGAGTCTTTCCTTGATAGTGATAATAAACCATCCGCTATATTTGTAGGAACAGACGAAATGGCTTTAGGTGTTATTCATGGCGCACAGGATCGCGGTTTAAAGGTTCCTGAAGATATTGAAGTTATCGGATTCGACAATACCAGACTTGCGACTATGGTTCGTCCAACCCTATCAACAGTCGTACAGCCTATGTATGATATTGGAGCGGTAGCAATGAGATTGCTGACAAAGTTAATGAACAAAGAAACGGTGGAAGAACATACTGTTGTATTGCCTCATCGTATTCAATTTAGAGATTCTACAAAATAA
- a CDS encoding aminopeptidase: MRDPRIQQLAKNLITYSVNLQKGEKVLIENFGLQKELVNALVQEAYAAGGYPFVLLKDHSVMRAQYTQASEEQMEMIAKHEGELMSQMDAYIGLRSGDNINEMSDVPSEKMALYEKTIFAMHRKIRIKKTKWCVLRYPNASMAQSASMSTEAFEDFYFEVCNLDYGKMDEAMTALKDLMDKTDKVRITGPGTDLSFSIKDIPSIKCSGQNNIPDGEVFTAPVKDSVNGTISYNTPSPYNGFTFENVQLTFENGKIVKATANDSERINKIFDTDEGSRYVGEFAIGVNPFIKHPMKDILFDEKIDGSFHFTPGQAYEEAYNGNESNIHWDMVMIQRPDYGGGEIYFDDVLIRKDGVFVLPDLEQLNPENLK, encoded by the coding sequence ATGAGAGATCCGCGAATTCAGCAACTCGCAAAAAACTTGATTACATACTCGGTAAACTTACAAAAAGGTGAGAAAGTTCTCATCGAAAACTTTGGACTGCAAAAAGAATTAGTAAATGCATTAGTACAAGAAGCATATGCTGCTGGAGGATATCCTTTTGTATTACTAAAAGATCATTCAGTAATGCGTGCACAGTATACTCAAGCATCTGAAGAACAAATGGAGATGATCGCAAAGCATGAAGGAGAGCTAATGAGCCAGATGGATGCTTATATCGGCTTGCGCTCAGGTGACAACATCAACGAAATGTCAGATGTTCCTTCTGAAAAGATGGCACTCTATGAAAAAACCATTTTTGCAATGCACCGCAAGATTCGTATAAAGAAAACAAAATGGTGTGTTCTTCGTTATCCAAATGCTTCAATGGCACAATCAGCCAGCATGAGTACTGAAGCATTTGAGGATTTCTATTTTGAAGTCTGCAACCTTGATTACGGCAAGATGGATGAAGCAATGACCGCACTAAAAGATTTAATGGATAAAACAGATAAAGTGCGTATTACGGGACCAGGAACAGACCTGTCGTTCTCTATTAAAGATATTCCTTCTATCAAATGTTCGGGCCAGAACAATATTCCTGATGGAGAAGTATTTACAGCTCCAGTTAAAGATTCAGTAAATGGAACTATTTCTTACAATACTCCTTCACCTTACAATGGCTTCACTTTTGAAAATGTACAATTAACTTTTGAAAATGGGAAAATTGTTAAGGCGACAGCAAACGATTCAGAGCGTATCAACAAAATCTTTGATACTGATGAAGGTTCCCGTTATGTTGGTGAGTTTGCAATTGGTGTAAATCCATTTATCAAACACCCGATGAAAGATATCTTATTTGATGAGAAGATTGACGGAAGTTTCCACTTCACTCCAGGTCAAGCTTATGAAGAAGCTTATAACGGAAATGAATCTAACATTCACTGGGATATGGTAATGATTCAGCGCCCTGATTACGGCGGTGGAGAAATCTATTTTGATGATGTTTTAATCCGTAAAGATGGTGTATTCGTATTGCCAGATCTTGAACAGTTGAATCCAGAGAACTTAAAGTAA
- the ytxJ gene encoding bacillithiol system redox-active protein YtxJ produces the protein MSLIQLQNEQDWNLVKEQKKRLIIMKNSTTCPVSHEAFKEYQKFASENEEETLYYLNVQDSRPLSNLIADQTGVKHESPQVLIFEDDTVVWHDSHWNITNKKLTQANEKTKA, from the coding sequence ATGTCACTTATTCAACTGCAAAATGAACAGGATTGGAATTTAGTTAAGGAACAAAAAAAACGTCTCATTATTATGAAGAACAGTACAACATGTCCTGTAAGTCATGAAGCTTTTAAAGAATACCAAAAATTTGCTTCTGAAAATGAAGAAGAAACGCTTTATTACTTGAATGTTCAAGACTCCAGACCGCTTTCTAATCTGATTGCAGATCAAACAGGAGTAAAACATGAATCACCACAAGTACTGATTTTTGAAGATGATACAGTCGTTTGGCATGATTCACATTGGAATATCACAAATAAAAAATTGACTCAGGCAAATGAAAAAACAAAAGCGTAG
- a CDS encoding DUF948 domain-containing protein codes for METIISISVAIIAVAFVVLVYFLSRALKSLQITLDNVAVTLGSLEKQLDGVTRETTDLLHKTNQLAEDVQKKSDSLNHVFSAVQDFGQSVQKVNQSVRKVTDQITVETERQSKQISQAVQWGNAALNLWEKYKLKKSNVDSATNQYSRGGV; via the coding sequence ATGGAAACCATTATTTCAATCAGTGTAGCTATCATTGCAGTAGCATTTGTTGTACTCGTTTATTTTTTATCAAGAGCTTTAAAGTCCTTGCAAATAACCCTCGATAATGTCGCGGTAACGCTTGGAAGTCTGGAAAAACAACTAGACGGCGTGACGCGCGAGACAACCGATTTGTTACATAAAACAAACCAGTTAGCCGAGGATGTTCAAAAGAAATCTGATTCATTAAATCACGTTTTCTCTGCAGTACAGGATTTTGGTCAATCTGTTCAAAAGGTGAACCAATCTGTCCGTAAAGTTACTGACCAGATCACGGTAGAAACGGAGCGGCAGTCTAAGCAAATATCGCAAGCGGTTCAATGGGGAAATGCAGCATTGAATTTATGGGAGAAGTATAAGCTCAAAAAATCCAATGTTGATTCAGCGACAAACCAATATTCAAGAGGAGGAGTGTAA
- a CDS encoding acetoin utilization protein AcuC: MGNDSVFVYSPDLLGYKFNDTHPFNQLRVQLAYELLKDSGCLDDSKIVLPRQATDEEIMLIHDKGYVDAVKKAGEGKLSKEIGLNYGLGTEDTPIFQNMHEASSWIVGATLTAVDWVMEGKVKHALSLSGGLHHGFRGKASGFCIYNDSSIAIEYMKQKYKARVLYVDTDAHHGDGVQWAFYDDPDVCTLSIHETGRYLFPGTGSIHEKGAGKGYGYSFNVPVDAFTEDESFLECYEKSLWEVADFFKPDVIITQNGADAHYYDPLTHLSVTMKTYAEIPRIAKKVADKYCSGRWIATGGGGYDIWRVVPRAWSYLWCVMNDNAPAGRIAESWLTRWDKEAKHPLPRTWEDETGIYKPIPRKDEITSKNRATLEKSLYSIRKSS, translated from the coding sequence ATGGGAAATGATTCTGTCTTTGTTTATTCACCAGATCTTTTAGGCTATAAATTCAATGATACACATCCCTTTAATCAGCTTAGAGTCCAGCTGGCCTATGAGTTGCTTAAAGATTCAGGCTGCCTGGATGACAGCAAGATTGTCCTTCCAAGACAGGCTACAGACGAAGAAATCATGCTTATTCATGACAAAGGTTATGTTGATGCCGTTAAAAAAGCGGGAGAAGGAAAGCTCAGTAAAGAAATCGGACTTAATTACGGACTTGGTACGGAAGATACGCCGATCTTCCAAAACATGCATGAAGCAAGCAGCTGGATTGTTGGGGCTACACTAACAGCCGTCGATTGGGTCATGGAAGGGAAAGTAAAACACGCTCTTAGTTTGAGTGGAGGCCTTCACCACGGATTCAGAGGTAAAGCATCCGGATTTTGTATCTATAACGACAGCTCAATCGCTATTGAATATATGAAGCAAAAGTATAAGGCACGTGTTTTGTATGTGGATACAGATGCTCACCACGGAGACGGTGTTCAATGGGCTTTTTATGACGACCCGGATGTATGTACATTATCCATTCACGAAACGGGAAGATATTTATTTCCTGGAACTGGCTCCATTCATGAAAAAGGGGCTGGGAAAGGTTATGGATATTCCTTTAACGTTCCTGTTGATGCCTTTACTGAAGATGAATCTTTTTTAGAATGCTATGAAAAAAGCCTGTGGGAAGTGGCTGACTTTTTTAAACCGGATGTAATTATCACCCAAAATGGTGCTGATGCTCATTATTATGATCCTCTCACCCACTTGTCGGTGACGATGAAAACGTATGCTGAAATACCGAGAATAGCAAAAAAAGTAGCAGATAAGTACTGTAGCGGACGCTGGATAGCAACAGGCGGAGGTGGATATGATATTTGGCGAGTCGTGCCGAGAGCATGGTCTTATTTATGGTGTGTGATGAATGATAATGCACCTGCTGGTCGGATCGCTGAGAGCTGGCTTACCCGCTGGGATAAAGAAGCCAAGCATCCATTGCCTCGTACATGGGAAGATGAAACTGGCATCTATAAGCCGATTCCAAGGAAAGACGAAATCACTTCAAAGAACAGGGCAACACTTGAAAAAAGCTTGTATTCCATTCGAAAAAGCTCATAA
- a CDS encoding YtxH domain-containing protein, with amino-acid sequence MSNNNNNNQNIDSKDFMIGALVGGMLGAAAALLLAPKAGKELRSDLNEQAVYLKDKSNEFSHLAREKSSNIVRTVSEQSNQVATKVKDLTSNLRKDIDKWRAKEEENASELYGEITDDIQDEKTLDYDPANEQELVEQKY; translated from the coding sequence ATGAGCAACAACAATAACAACAATCAAAACATTGACAGCAAGGATTTTATGATCGGTGCTCTCGTTGGCGGTATGTTAGGGGCAGCGGCAGCATTATTATTGGCTCCTAAAGCAGGAAAAGAGTTGCGAAGTGATTTAAATGAACAAGCTGTGTATTTAAAGGATAAAAGTAACGAGTTTTCTCATTTAGCTCGTGAGAAATCCTCAAATATTGTACGTACTGTTTCCGAGCAATCGAATCAAGTAGCTACAAAAGTTAAAGATTTAACTTCTAACCTGCGCAAAGACATTGATAAATGGCGTGCAAAAGAAGAAGAGAATGCGTCCGAATTGTATGGTGAAATTACAGACGATATCCAAGACGAAAAGACATTAGATTATGATCCAGCAAATGAGCAAGAATTAGTAGAGCAAAAATATTGA
- a CDS encoding acetoin utilization AcuB family protein has translation MIVQNMMQVNTVTIHAEETIGTALKLMLEKDVRYLPVVDDSGNLLGLVTDREVKDASPSIFHQNEHPEDFENPVSTIMKNAVFTAHPLDIAEELSTIFYEHNISCIPVLEDNKLVGLITEREMLHAFIQLTGTHQPGSHLEVAVPNEAGQLAKVASVLKDFHLNISSVLVYPSHDEKEKIVVFRVGTMNPLPVIEHLIDHGYEVKWPPVPGENNGK, from the coding sequence GTGATCGTTCAAAATATGATGCAAGTAAACACAGTGACAATTCATGCGGAAGAAACGATTGGAACAGCCCTTAAACTTATGCTTGAGAAAGATGTACGTTACCTCCCTGTTGTTGATGACAGCGGCAATTTATTGGGTCTTGTTACTGACCGGGAAGTAAAAGATGCAAGTCCATCCATCTTTCATCAAAATGAGCATCCTGAAGATTTTGAGAATCCAGTTTCAACGATAATGAAAAATGCCGTTTTCACAGCACATCCTTTAGATATTGCAGAAGAACTCTCTACTATTTTTTACGAACATAACATAAGCTGCATTCCAGTTTTAGAAGATAACAAACTAGTAGGTTTAATTACCGAGCGGGAAATGCTCCATGCTTTTATTCAATTAACAGGTACTCATCAGCCTGGATCTCATTTGGAAGTTGCTGTACCAAACGAAGCTGGCCAGCTAGCGAAAGTAGCCAGTGTATTAAAGGATTTTCATTTAAATATCAGCTCTGTACTCGTCTACCCCTCTCATGATGAAAAAGAGAAGATTGTTGTTTTCAGAGTTGGAACGATGAACCCATTGCCAGTAATCGAGCATTTAATAGATCATGGCTATGAAGTGAAGTGGCCTCCAGTTCCAGGTGAGAACAATGGGAAATGA
- the murC gene encoding UDP-N-acetylmuramate--L-alanine ligase has protein sequence MTQYHFIGIKGTGMSPLAQILHDMGHDVQGSDITQYIFTQSALEERNIPVLPFDKNNIQEGQTIIAGNAFGEQHEEIQAANEKNIPIHRYHHFLGEFLSNFTSIAVTGSHGKTSTTGLLAHVVGAAKPTSFLIGDGTGKGSMGSEYFVFEACEYRRHFLSYEPDYAIITNIDFDHPDYFSDLDDVISAFQQMAMQVKKAIIACGDDANLQQIHAQVPVVFYGFEDHNDFQAKNIQRGDEGTTFDVFVRNTFYGTFQIPGYGTHNVLNALAVIAICHYETLPMDIIKEQLKTFSGVKRRFSEKAVGDQILIDDYAHHPTEIKVTIEATKYKYKNREVVAIFQPHTFTRTKTFLDEFAESLSEADHVYLCDIFGSARENAGNLSIDNLKEKIPNAELISEDTIDVLKKFDNGVLLFMGAGDIQKFQRAYEEALTATP, from the coding sequence ATGACACAATACCATTTTATTGGAATTAAAGGGACAGGGATGAGCCCGTTGGCACAAATCCTTCATGACATGGGTCATGATGTACAAGGATCTGATATTACTCAATACATTTTTACGCAGTCAGCGCTGGAAGAGAGAAACATTCCTGTGTTACCGTTTGACAAAAATAACATTCAAGAGGGTCAAACCATTATTGCAGGTAATGCATTTGGTGAGCAGCATGAGGAAATTCAAGCTGCAAATGAAAAGAATATACCGATTCACAGGTATCATCACTTTCTTGGTGAATTTCTTTCTAACTTCACTTCTATTGCCGTTACAGGTTCACACGGAAAGACTTCAACGACGGGACTGCTTGCACATGTTGTAGGGGCAGCAAAGCCTACTTCTTTCCTTATCGGAGATGGAACCGGAAAAGGAAGCATGGGAAGCGAATACTTTGTGTTTGAAGCGTGTGAATACCGAAGACATTTTCTTTCATATGAACCAGATTATGCAATCATTACAAACATCGACTTTGATCATCCTGATTACTTTTCTGACTTGGATGATGTAATCAGCGCATTCCAACAGATGGCGATGCAAGTGAAAAAAGCGATTATCGCATGCGGAGATGATGCAAATCTTCAACAAATACATGCTCAAGTTCCCGTTGTATTTTACGGATTTGAAGATCATAACGATTTTCAGGCTAAAAACATTCAACGCGGTGATGAAGGTACGACTTTTGATGTATTTGTGCGAAATACGTTTTATGGTACGTTCCAGATTCCTGGATACGGAACTCATAATGTATTGAATGCATTAGCAGTGATTGCGATCTGTCATTACGAAACACTGCCAATGGATATTATTAAAGAGCAGTTAAAGACCTTTTCAGGTGTGAAGCGCAGATTTTCAGAAAAGGCAGTTGGCGATCAAATCTTGATTGACGACTATGCGCATCATCCGACTGAAATTAAAGTTACAATCGAAGCTACAAAATATAAGTATAAAAATCGTGAAGTGGTTGCTATTTTCCAGCCGCATACGTTTACCCGCACAAAAACTTTCCTGGATGAATTTGCAGAGAGCCTAAGCGAAGCTGACCATGTATACCTTTGTGATATATTTGGTTCCGCTAGAGAAAATGCTGGTAATCTCTCAATCGATAATCTTAAAGAAAAGATTCCTAATGCGGAGCTTATATCAGAAGATACCATCGATGTTCTTAAGAAATTCGATAATGGTGTACTTCTGTTCATGGGAGCTGGTGACATCCAAAAGTTCCAAAGAGCATACGAAGAAGCACTTACAGCAACTCCATAA
- a CDS encoding cell division protein FtsA has protein sequence MDKNLLFALDIGTRSVVGIILKQHSDGKYEVLHMKVMEHEERSMLDGQIHHIPAVAKVIKKIKEQLETETGPLQKVCVAAAGRALKTVKGRSERDISAVAVAMQEEVIHMELAAVQHAQFQLASILDEKSNHIYDCVGYSVLHYYLDDQEIGSFIGQQGLTASVEVIATFLPRVVVESLIRALREADLEMEALTLEPIAAINVLIPQSMRKLNVALVDIGAGTSDIALTAEGTVVAYGMVPVAGDEITEAISSEFLLDFPVAEEMKRSLFNKDFVEYTDILGFSAKKSKFEVLEKIQPAIENLAEKITQEILQLNAKPPQAVMLVGGGSMTPRLREKIAEKLNLPIERAAIRGIDAITSLTSSIKQTGPEFVTPVGIGIAARENPVKYVTVTVNEKTIRLFEVKKLTIGDALIAGGADLSKLYGRPGMGLMIKVNGEVKMFKGGLGTPPQIIMSGKEASLSHEIFDGAVISYNAGVNGANASIVASEAVSEHLIKTIVIDGEPTTIETQYYVNHQSVTPDTLLNDRDELISYFPSTIEEMMEIKGLHLIDNNSSFSVKVDGKPIQLSRSINNSIYLNGCVMVRGSNWNDGDHLTFEAAKDKQVTLKDLLDVLQLNLLQSCSVTFNNEEVSLTRPLFKFYRNGESLTEDSVLYPNDELNMEKTKQQPFIFQDIFTKVDIAISPRPGETLVILKNKEKAGFQTEIETGNSLELKFEVPI, from the coding sequence GTGGACAAAAATCTTTTATTTGCACTGGATATCGGCACTCGCTCAGTTGTCGGTATAATATTAAAGCAGCATTCTGATGGAAAATATGAAGTTTTGCATATGAAAGTCATGGAACATGAAGAGCGTTCTATGCTGGATGGACAAATCCATCATATACCTGCCGTTGCTAAAGTTATTAAAAAAATTAAAGAACAGCTTGAAACGGAAACTGGACCACTCCAAAAAGTTTGTGTAGCTGCTGCAGGACGAGCATTAAAAACAGTAAAAGGCAGATCAGAAAGAGACATATCAGCAGTTGCTGTAGCAATGCAAGAAGAAGTTATACATATGGAGCTTGCTGCCGTTCAGCATGCTCAGTTCCAGCTGGCTAGCATACTGGATGAAAAATCTAATCACATCTACGATTGTGTAGGATATTCGGTTCTTCATTATTACCTGGATGATCAGGAAATCGGAAGCTTTATCGGTCAGCAAGGTTTAACAGCTTCCGTGGAGGTAATCGCAACATTTCTCCCAAGAGTGGTTGTCGAATCCTTAATTAGAGCTTTACGAGAAGCAGATCTTGAGATGGAGGCTTTAACACTCGAGCCAATTGCAGCAATCAATGTGCTGATCCCCCAATCTATGAGGAAATTAAATGTGGCTCTCGTTGACATAGGTGCAGGAACATCTGATATAGCTTTAACAGCCGAAGGTACTGTTGTGGCTTATGGTATGGTTCCAGTAGCAGGGGATGAAATCACTGAAGCGATCAGCTCAGAGTTCCTATTGGATTTCCCAGTGGCTGAAGAAATGAAGCGATCCCTATTCAATAAAGATTTTGTGGAATATACCGATATTTTAGGATTTTCTGCAAAGAAATCTAAATTCGAAGTTCTAGAAAAAATACAGCCAGCTATTGAAAATCTTGCTGAAAAAATAACGCAAGAAATTCTTCAGCTGAATGCAAAACCACCGCAAGCTGTCATGCTTGTAGGCGGAGGAAGCATGACACCAAGGCTGCGTGAGAAAATTGCAGAAAAACTTAATTTACCAATAGAACGTGCAGCTATTCGGGGTATTGATGCTATAACATCACTTACTTCATCCATTAAACAGACCGGTCCTGAATTTGTTACCCCTGTTGGGATTGGGATAGCTGCAAGAGAAAATCCTGTAAAATATGTAACCGTCACTGTAAACGAAAAAACGATAAGGTTATTCGAAGTAAAAAAACTAACAATTGGGGATGCGCTTATAGCAGGCGGCGCTGACCTTTCAAAGCTATATGGCAGACCTGGAATGGGTCTAATGATCAAAGTCAATGGTGAAGTAAAAATGTTTAAAGGCGGTCTTGGCACTCCACCGCAAATTATTATGAGCGGAAAGGAAGCCTCTCTTTCGCATGAAATTTTTGACGGAGCTGTTATCTCCTATAATGCAGGCGTAAATGGAGCAAATGCCTCTATTGTCGCAAGTGAAGCCGTTTCAGAACATTTAATTAAAACGATTGTAATTGATGGTGAACCGACAACCATCGAAACGCAATATTATGTTAATCATCAATCTGTTACCCCTGATACTCTATTAAATGACCGGGATGAACTTATTTCTTATTTTCCTAGTACTATAGAAGAAATGATGGAGATAAAAGGTTTGCACCTGATCGACAACAACTCTTCATTCTCTGTAAAAGTCGACGGCAAGCCAATCCAATTGTCCCGCAGTATAAATAATTCCATTTATTTAAACGGCTGTGTCATGGTTAGAGGATCAAACTGGAACGATGGTGATCATCTCACTTTCGAAGCTGCTAAAGACAAACAGGTAACCTTAAAAGATTTACTTGATGTTCTTCAGTTAAATCTTCTTCAATCCTGTTCGGTAACATTTAATAATGAAGAAGTATCACTGACCAGGCCTTTATTCAAGTTCTACCGTAATGGTGAGTCACTTACGGAAGATTCTGTTCTTTATCCAAATGACGAACTAAATATGGAAAAAACAAAACAGCAGCCGTTTATTTTTCAGGATATTTTTACAAAGGTTGATATTGCAATTTCCCCGCGGCCAGGTGAAACATTAGTCATATTAAAAAACAAAGAAAAAGCAGGCTTTCAAACAGAGATTGAAACAGGAAATTCATTAGAATTAAAGTTTGAGGTTCCTATTTAA